The following are from one region of the Methanobacterium veterum genome:
- a CDS encoding GerW family sporulation protein gives MDVEPIKTTVDELLKVLATENVIGETIETEDKIIIPVTKFGMAFGAASAEGSALKDQSGKGSGAGGGAGIEPIAMVVVFKGMEGPESVRVMHLTKPSPMGRAISEAMPAVIDLMKEGKETVKEMREKKEEEKEESE, from the coding sequence ATGGACGTGGAGCCGATAAAAACTACAGTAGATGAGCTTTTAAAAGTCTTGGCAACTGAAAATGTGATTGGTGAGACAATAGAGACTGAGGATAAAATAATTATTCCAGTTACAAAATTTGGAATGGCATTTGGTGCTGCAAGCGCTGAAGGCAGTGCACTTAAAGATCAAAGTGGAAAAGGCAGTGGTGCTGGTGGTGGAGCTGGTATTGAACCAATAGCCATGGTAGTTGTCTTTAAAGGTATGGAAGGTCCTGAAAGCGTTAGAGTTATGCATCTAACCAAGCCTAGCCCAATGGGTAGGGCAATATCTGAAGCAATGCCTGCAGTAATTGACCTTATGAAAGAAGGTAAAGAAACTGTAAAAGAGATGAGAGAAAAAAAAGAAGAAGAAAAGGAAGAAAGTGAATAA
- a CDS encoding DUF2953 domain-containing protein has product MFIATAIILIILIIVIGILVVPFHIYLNIYNTGFKITGTFRLTWMKIKLIQREIPPEKQAPKKENEKENKFEISRIPKILSLLVESWPYLERVFNSFLKSTSFEIFSLNLILGLGDPADTAMVSGYFWAASSLLNLIPNAYISLEPDFLNEKIEADATLKIKIRLFWIVVELIRAFTKKPVRALLKELRETRG; this is encoded by the coding sequence ATGTTCATAGCGACCGCCATAATCCTGATTATTCTAATAATTGTAATTGGAATTTTGGTGGTTCCATTTCATATATACCTGAATATATACAATACTGGTTTTAAGATCACAGGGACTTTTAGATTAACGTGGATGAAAATAAAATTAATCCAGAGAGAAATACCTCCAGAAAAACAAGCGCCAAAGAAAGAAAATGAAAAGGAAAATAAATTTGAAATAAGCCGTATTCCAAAAATTTTGTCTCTTTTGGTGGAATCATGGCCTTATCTTGAGAGGGTATTTAACAGCTTTTTAAAATCCACATCTTTTGAAATATTTTCTTTAAATTTAATTTTAGGATTAGGAGATCCTGCAGATACGGCTATGGTCAGCGGTTATTTCTGGGCTGCATCTTCTTTGCTAAATTTAATTCCTAACGCTTATATATCACTGGAACCTGATTTTTTAAATGAAAAAATAGAAGCAGATGCAACTTTAAAAATAAAAATCCGGCTTTTTTGGATAGTTGTTGAACTTATAAGGGCTTTCACCAAGAAACCTGTAAGGGCACTTTTAAAAGAATTAAGAGAAACTAGGGGTTAA
- a CDS encoding ArsR family transcriptional regulator, protein MRTLITNLKGQCLFNASMKTQAEGVIILSGKHRRRTELDKFIKGGEIKIETEDPVEICKEISEVINAAKKHGEIFVAYGGDDLGSLLNFVANKEGINAIFSCHNEKVLRIPLLKLDVSKTRQKILEVLANEDLSAAEIGKSVNISRAMVYKHLAGLIDRGLVKKSRLFEKYAITQAGMIVII, encoded by the coding sequence ATGAGAACCCTAATTACAAACCTCAAGGGCCAGTGCTTGTTTAATGCATCAATGAAAACACAAGCTGAAGGCGTGATCATTTTAAGTGGAAAACATCGCAGAAGAACTGAATTAGATAAATTCATTAAAGGCGGTGAAATTAAAATTGAAACTGAAGATCCTGTAGAAATATGTAAAGAGATATCTGAAGTTATAAATGCAGCTAAAAAACATGGTGAAATATTTGTTGCATATGGGGGAGATGATCTGGGTTCTTTACTCAATTTTGTGGCTAATAAAGAAGGAATAAACGCAATTTTCAGCTGCCATAATGAGAAAGTCTTAAGAATTCCTCTTTTAAAACTGGATGTATCAAAGACAAGACAAAAAATTCTGGAAGTTTTAGCTAATGAAGATCTAAGTGCCGCTGAAATAGGGAAAAGTGTAAATATATCACGTGCGATGGTATACAAACATTTAGCAGGACTTATAGATAGAGGCTTAGTTAAAAAATCAAGATTATTTGAAAAATACGCCATAACGCAAGCTGGAATGATCGTAATCATTTAA
- a CDS encoding GltB/FmdC/FwdC-like GXGXG domain-containing protein, protein MANVITSEGEISTRQVNVGIKNEIADERHFLTIEMPKKLDSIAVGLGDGVSIALKGDVGDFVGALNNGAKIEIEGNAGRYVGNNMTGGEIIVNGSAEEGVGFGTYDGTVVVYGSAGDGIGQLNKGGLIVIDGDIGNLAGLYMLSGDIIVTGSTGIDTGDWMIGGSIYVGGTYNTGTNAEIHEMNDDDRQKLKDIFDIYKIEADITSFTKIEPKKLRPFYGDEK, encoded by the coding sequence ATGGCTAATGTGATAACATCTGAAGGTGAGATATCCACACGTCAGGTAAACGTGGGGATTAAAAATGAAATAGCCGATGAAAGACATTTTCTAACAATTGAAATGCCTAAAAAATTGGACTCCATAGCAGTTGGGCTTGGAGATGGAGTTAGTATAGCTTTAAAGGGCGATGTTGGCGATTTCGTGGGAGCACTTAATAACGGTGCTAAAATAGAGATTGAAGGCAATGCTGGACGATATGTTGGTAATAACATGACTGGCGGCGAGATAATTGTTAATGGTTCGGCTGAAGAGGGTGTAGGCTTTGGAACCTATGACGGCACAGTTGTAGTCTATGGGAGTGCAGGTGATGGTATAGGGCAATTAAATAAAGGTGGATTAATTGTTATTGATGGAGACATTGGAAATCTGGCAGGCCTGTACATGTTAAGTGGAGATATCATCGTAACAGGCAGCACAGGTATCGACACGGGTGACTGGATGATCGGTGGTTCGATATACGTTGGAGGAACCTATAATACAGGTACAAATGCAGAAATTCATGAAATGAACGATGATGACCGGCAAAAACTTAAAGATATTTTTGATATTTATAAAATAGAGGCAGATATTACTAGTTTTACTAAAATAGAACCCAAAAAATTAAGGCCTTTTTATGGTGATGAAAAATGA